GCCCACGAGGTTGGTGGCCCCCTCCTTGGCCTTCTGCCAGAGGCTCTTGGGCGCGAACGATCCTACCGGGGCCGGATCGCCGGCGGACCCCGCGCCTTCGCCGCTCTTGCCGGCCAGCGCCGCCTTGGCTGCCGCGACGGTCGCCGCCTGGCGCGCGGCCTCGGAGGGAGGCGCCGACCCCGGCGTGACGGTCAGAGCGTCGGTCGCCGGGCGGGGCGCGGGAGCGTCCGCGGGGGCCGGACTGCCCGCGGGGGCGCCCGGGGGAGCCGCCTTCACGCCTGGCTGATTGCCGTCGACCTTCGCCATTTCGAGCACTCCTGTTGCATACACGCCCGTCGCAAGTCTACATTAACGAATCCTTAACTCAGTACTCCTCGGTATTCAGCCGAACTTCAGGGAGCGTTCAGGCAGGCAGCCTCCTTGACCGGCGTAGATCGGCCGTGCGATCTTGGGTGAGAGGACGCGCATGATCCGCAAGTTGACGGTCATCGGCCTGATGTCGGGCACATCTCTCGACGGCGCCGACGCGGCCCTGGTCGAATTTTGGGAAGAAAGCCGGCGGATTTGCCATCGCTTGCGGCACTTCGTCACGCGGCCGATGCCGGCGAACCTGAAGCAGGATCTGAAACACGCGATGACCGCCGGCACCGTGCCGGACGTGGCGCGCCTGAACGTCGAGGTCGGGCACCTGCTTGCCGAGGCCGCCCTGGAAGCGCTCGCCGAGGCGGGGGTCAACGCGGCCGAGGTGGACCTCATCGGCTCGCACGGCCAGACCCTCTGGCACGACCCGGCGCGGGCTTCGCTGCAGATCGGGGAGGCGGCGGTCATCGCCGAACGCACGGGCATCACCACGATCTACGATTTCCGGGCCGCCGACATCGCGGCCGGCGGGCAGGGCGCGCCCCTGGTCCCCTACGCCGACCAGGTCCTGTACGGCGAACCGGATCGCCTCGTGGGCCTGCTCAACATCGGCGGAATGGCCAACATCACCTTGCTGGACGGTCGGCCCGTGCCGGGCGCGCCGCCCGGGGTGCGTGCGGTGGCGGCGTTCGATACCGGGCCCGGCAACGTGGTCATCGACGGCCTTTGCGAGCGCATCTTCAAGGAGCCCTTCGACCGCGACGGCGCCCGGGCCGCGAAGGGCCACATCCGGCCGGAGTTCCTGCGCGAACTCTCGGGACACCCGTACTTCTACCAGTCGCCTCCCAAGTCCACCGGCCGGGAGACCTTCGGCGACGCCTTCATCGGCGGCATCCTGTCGCGGGC
This DNA window, taken from Candidatus Tanganyikabacteria bacterium, encodes the following:
- a CDS encoding anhydro-N-acetylmuramic acid kinase, with product MIRKLTVIGLMSGTSLDGADAALVEFWEESRRICHRLRHFVTRPMPANLKQDLKHAMTAGTVPDVARLNVEVGHLLAEAALEALAEAGVNAAEVDLIGSHGQTLWHDPARASLQIGEAAVIAERTGITTIYDFRAADIAAGGQGAPLVPYADQVLYGEPDRLVGLLNIGGMANITLLDGRPVPGAPPGVRAVAAFDTGPGNVVIDGLCERIFKEPFDRDGARAAKGHIRPEFLRELSGHPYFYQSPPKSTGRETFGDAFIGGILSRAAKLQLPPEDIMATATALTAFTIADAIDRFLPARPELLRVSGGGARNPVLLRDLQKVLPGVEINVLPDADAKEAVAFALFAYRAAFGRENHLPGTTGATHPAILGKIAPGGNYRRVLLAGAMGTGRDAGPTGWAGGAGAAGGAGTAGGAGAAGGAGAAGGAGG